A genomic stretch from Mycobacterium cookii includes:
- a CDS encoding STAS domain-containing protein, whose product MMTPLTLETDRGADGTPRVIAAGEIDTSNIHVFTEALTSATNGTRGPITVDMSAVKYLDSAGINVLFKHADEIDRLHLIVHPFLMRVLTITGLSEIATVQPAPTPDGGGSTPA is encoded by the coding sequence ATGATGACCCCGCTCACCCTTGAAACGGACCGTGGCGCCGATGGGACGCCACGGGTCATTGCGGCGGGCGAAATCGACACCAGCAACATCCATGTCTTCACCGAGGCGCTGACCAGCGCCACCAACGGCACCCGCGGACCGATCACCGTCGACATGAGCGCGGTCAAATACCTCGACAGCGCGGGCATCAATGTACTTTTCAAGCACGCCGACGAGATTGATCGCCTGCACCTCATCGTCCACCCATTCCTCATGCGGGTCCTGACGATCACCGGGCTCAGCGAGATCGCCACGGTTCAACCGGCGCCTACGCCGGACGGCGGCGGTTCGACGCCGGCCTGA